In one Rutidosis leptorrhynchoides isolate AG116_Rl617_1_P2 chromosome 8, CSIRO_AGI_Rlap_v1, whole genome shotgun sequence genomic region, the following are encoded:
- the LOC139864507 gene encoding cyprosin-like, protein MGTNLKAVPILLFLSTFVCTVVFSTSNVDGLIRIQLERIKLNETNRIGPHLNLNDGDYLNEIINKYRQIIMKNLVDPQDSDIIPLNNYMDAQYFGEIGIGTPPQIFKVIFDTGSSNFWIPSSDCVLSASCYFHKKYHSSRSTTYIANGSPASIQYDSGSLVGYFSKDNVRVGDLVVEGQEFIEAIEEPGFTFLSGKFDGILGLGFKEISVDDSVPLWDNMLKQHLVKDRVFSFWLNAQSGEEEKGGEIVFGGVDPNHYKGMHTYVPLTQKGYWQFDLGDVLIGGESNGFCDHGCSAVIDSGTSLLSGPTSAISEINLAIGANPAANGPCKAVVNALASLIFDIVLVSTDPNIVCSGACAKGVDDHGDVSIGIIKSVLDRNEGFESPACDNCKRILGIVHTVFNSTRNSAVKAAGSVSLVPYFFIIYSIPDKQGQLCSLIPGGSGIGEATVDCTKISSLPIISFIIGGKQFELSPDDYILKIGKGADMQCISAFTSSDVPPPQGPLWVLGDVFMRKYHTIFDYGNLRVGFAEAA, encoded by the exons ATGGGGACTAACTTGAAAGCGGTACCGATTTTATTGTTCTTATCCACTTTTGTGTGTACGGTGGTCTTTTCAACATCAAATGTCGACGGGCTTATAAGAATCCAGCTGGAAAGAATAAAACTTAACGAAACCAATCGTATTGGTCCACACCTTAATTTGAACGATGGTGATTATCTTAACGAAATTATTAACAAGTACAGACAGATAATTATGAAAAACCTTGTTGATCCCCAAGACTCTGATATCATACCACTGAACAACTATATGGATGCTCAATATTTTGGTGAGATCGGTATTGGCACCCCACCTCAGATTTTTAAAGTGATCTTTGATACGGGTAGTTCTAACTTTTGGATACCGTCTTCAGATTGTGTACTTTCA GCATCATGCTATTTTCACAAAAAATACCACTCAAGTCGGTCAACAACATACATTGCAAATG GAAGTCCTGCTTCTATCCAGTATGATAGTGGATCACTCGTTGGATACTTCAGTAAAGATAACGTCAGAGTTGGTGATCTTGTGGTCGAGGGTCAA GAGTTCATCGAAGCAATAGAAGAGCCTGGTTTTACATTTTTATCAGGGAAGTTTGATGGTATCCTTGGGCTCGGATTCAAGGAAATCTCTGTTGACGATTCTGTCCCGTTGTG GGACAACATGCTGAAGCAACATCTGGTTAAAGATCGCGTGTTTTCATTTTGGCTGAATGCACAATCTGGCGAAGAAGAAAAAGGAGGCGAGATTGTGTTTGGTGGAGTTGATCCGAACCACTACAAGGGTATGCATACTTATGTTCCACTCACACAAAAGGGTTACTGGCAG tttgattTGGGCGATGTACTCATTGGTGGAGAATCAAACG GGTTTTGTGATCATGGATGTTCAGCAGTAATAGATTCGGGTACTTCACTATTATCAGGTCCAACG AGTGCGATCAGTGAGATAAATCTTGCGATCGGGGCCAATCCAGCTGCTAACGGTCCTTGTAAGGCGGTGGTTAATGCGTTGGCAAGCCTAATATTTGATATAGTTTTAGTATCA ACTGACCCAAACATAGTATGTTCGGGAGCTTGTGCTAAAGGTGTAGATGATCATGGTGACGTTAG CATTGGCATCATCAAGAGTGTCCTAGATAGAAATGAGGGATTCGAATCCCCAGCGTGCGACAATTGTAAGAGGATACTTGGAATTGTACATACCGTGTTCAACTCAACACGAAATTCTGCTGTTAAGGCGGCCGGTAGCGTGAGTTTAGTTCCTTACTTTTTTATCATTTATAGTATACCTGACAAACAGGGTCAG TTATGTAGCCTGATACCAGGCGGTAGCGGTATAGGAGAGGCCACAGTTGACTGTACAAAAATTTCTTCACTGCCTATTATTTCATTTATCATTGGTGGCAAACAATTCGAACTTTCGCCTGATGAT TACATACTTAAAATCGGCAAGGGTGCTGATATGCAGTGTATTAGTGCTTTCACTTCTTCAGATGTTCCTCCTCCTCAGGGCCCACTATG GGTGCTGGGCGATGTGTTTATGCGTAAGTATCACACAATATTTGATTATGGAAATCTCAGAGTTGGGTTTGCAGAAGCTGCATAA